A region from the Hirundo rustica isolate bHirRus1 chromosome 20, bHirRus1.pri.v3, whole genome shotgun sequence genome encodes:
- the SPTAN1 gene encoding spectrin alpha chain, non-erythrocytic 1 isoform X5 gives MFSSFRKVKVQKMDPSGVKVLETAEDIQERRQQVLDRYHRFKELSSLRRQKLEDSYRFQFFQRDADELEKWIQEKLQIASDENYKDPSNLQGKLQKHQAFEAEVQANSGAIIKLDETGNQMINESHFASETIRTRLQELHRLWELLMEKMREKGVKLLQAQKLVQYLRECEDVLDWINDKEAIVTSEELGQDLEHVEVLQKKFEEFQTDLAAHEERVNEVNQFAGKLIQETHPEEELIKSKQDEVNASWQRLKGLALQRQGKLFGAAEVQRFNRDVDETISWIKEKGQLMASDDFGRDLASVQALLRKHEGLERDLAALEDKVKALCAEADRLQQSHPINASQIQVKREELIANWEQIRTLAAERHARLNDSYRLQRFLADFRDLTSWVTEMKALINADELANDVAGAEALLDRHQEHKGEIDAHEDSFKSADESGQALLSAGHYASDEVKEKLTILSDERSALLELWELRRQQYEQCMDLQLFYRDTEQVDNWMSKQEAFLLNEDLGDSLDSVEALLKKHEDFEKSLSAQEEKITALDEFATKLIQNNHYAMEDVATRRDALLSRRNALHERAMHRRAQLADSFHLQQFFRDSDELKSWVNEKMKTATDEAYKDPSNLQGKVQKHQAFEAELSANQSRIDALEKAGQKLIDVKHYASDEVAARMNEVISLWKKLLEATELKGIKLREANQQQQFNRNVEDIELWLYEVEGHLASDDYGKDLTNVQNLQKKHALLEADVAAHQDRIDGITIQARQFQEAGHFDADNIKKKQEALVARYEALKDPMVARKQKLADSLRLQQLFRDIEDEETWIREKEPIAASTNRGKDLIGVQNLLKKHQALQAEIAGHEPRIKAVTQKGNAMVEEGHFAAEDVKIKLNELNQKWDSLKAKASQRRQDLEDSLQAQQYFADANEAESWMREKEPIVGSTDYGKDEDSAEALLKKHEALMSDLSAYGSSIQALREQAQSCRQQVAPTDDETGKELVLALYDYQEKSPREVTMKKGDILTLLNSTNKDWWKVEVNDRQGFVPAAYVKKLDPAQSASRENLLEEQGSIALRQEQIDNQYHSLLELGEKRKGMLEKSCKKFMLFREANELQQWINEKEAALTSEEVGADLEQVEVLQKKFDDFQKDLKANESRLKDINKVAKDLESEGLMADEVQAVQQQEVYGMMPRDETDSKTASPWKSARLMVHTVATFNSIKELNERWRSLQQLAEERSQLLGSAHEVQRFHRDADETKEWIEEKNQALNTDNYGHDLASVQALQRKHEGFERDLAALGDKVNSLGETAQRLIQSHPESAEDLQEKCTELNQAWNSLGKRADQRKEKLGDSHDLQRFLSDFRDLMSWINGIRGLVSSDELAKDVTGAEALLERHQEHRTEIDARAGTFQAFEQFGQQLLAHGHYASPEIKEKLDILDQERTDLEKAWVQRRMMLDQCLELQLFHRDCEQAENWMAAREAFLNTEDKGDSLDSVEALIKKHEDFDKAINVQEEKIAVLQSFADQLIAADHYAKGVIANRRNEVLDRWLRLKAQMIEKRSKLGESQTLQQFSRDVDEIEAWISEKLQTASDESYKDPTNIQLSKLLSKHQKHQAFEAELHANADRIRGVIDMGNSLIERGACAGSEDAVKARLAALADQWQFLVQKSAEKSQKLKEANKQQNFNTGIKDFDFWLSEVEALLASEDYGKDLASVNNLLKKHQLLEADISAHEDRLKDLNSQADSLMTSSAFDTSQVKDKRETINGRFQRIKGMASARRAKLNESHRLHQFFRDMDDEESWIKEKKLLVSSEDYGRDLTGVQNLRKKHKRLEAELAAHEPAIQGVLDTGKKLSDDNTIGKEEIQQRLAQFVDHWKELKQLAAARGQRLEESLEYQQFVANVEEEEAWINEKMTLVASEDYGDTLAAIQGLLKKHEAFETDFTVHKDRVNDVCANGEDLIKKNNHHEANITAKMKGLRGKVSDLEKAAAQRKAKLDENSAFLQFNWKADVVESWIGEKENSLKTDDYGRDLSSVQTLLTKQETFDAGLQAFQQEGIANITALKDQLLAAKHIQSKAIEARHASLMKRWNQLLANSAARKKKLLEAQEHFRKVEDLFLTFAKKASAFNSWFENAEEDLTDPVRCNSLEEIKALREAHDAFRSSLSSAQADFNQLAELDRQIKSFRVASNPYTWFTMEALEETWRNLQKIIKERELELQKEQRRQEENDKLRQEFAQHANAFHQWIQETRTYLLDGIAYRRVIRVYQYEVGDDLSGRSCMVEESGTLESQLEATKRKHQEIRAMRSQLKKIEDLGAAMEEALILDNKYTEHSTVGLAQQWDQLDQLGMRMQHNLEQQIQARNTTGVTEEALKEFSMMFKHFDKDKSGRLNHQEFKSCLRSLGYDLPMVEEGEPDPEFESILDTVDPNRDGHVSLQEYMAFMISRETENVKSSEEIESAFRALSSEGKPYVTKEELYQNLTREQADYCISHMKPYMDGKGRELPSAYDYIEFTRSLFVN, from the exons GGGAAGCTGCAGAAGCACCAAGCCTTTGAAGCTGAGGTGCAGGCCAATTCAGGAGCCATCATTAAACTGGATGAGACTGGAAATCAGATGATTAATGAAAGCCATTTTGCATCTGAAACCATAAGA ACTcgactgcaggagctgcaccgACTATGGGAATTACTGATGGAAAAGATGAGAGAGAAGGGAGTCAAATTATTGCAGGCACAGAAGCTGGTGCAATATTTACGGGAATGTGAAGATGTCTTGGACTGGATCAATGATAAG GAAGCAATAGTGACATCAGAAGAGCTTGGACAGGACTTAGAGCATGTAGAAGTTTTGCAGAAGAAGTTTGAAGAGTTCCAGACAGACCTTGCAGCTCATGAAGAAAGAGTAAATGAAGTGAACCAGTTTGCTGGCAAACTTATCCAG GAAACACACCCTGAAGAGGAACTGATAAAGTCCAAACAAGATGAAGTAAATGCAAGCTGGCAGCGTCTTAAGGGGCTTGCCCTTCAGAGGCAAGGAAAACTCTTTGGGGCAGCTGAAGTTCAACGTTTCAACAG GGATGTGGATGAAACAATCAGCTGGATTAAGGAGAAAGGGCAGTTGATGGCCTCAGATGATTTTGGCAGAGACTTAGCCAGTGTGCAGGCACTACTGCGCAAGCACGAAGGCCTGGAAAGAGACCTGGCAGCTCTGGAAGATAAG GTGAAGGCCCTGTGTGCAGAAGCTGACCGTCTGCAGCAGTCTCACCCAATTAATGCTTCCCAAATTCAAGTGAAACGGGAGGAGCTCATTGCCAACTGGGAGCAGATCCGGACGCTGGCAGCGGAGCGGCACGCTCGCCTCAACGACTCCTACAg GCTGCAGCGCTTTCTGGCAGATTTCCGAGACCTCACCAGCTGGGTGACTGAGATGAAGGCTCTGATAAATGCTGATGAACTTGCCAATGATGTGGCTGGGGCAGAAGCTCTTCTAGACAGACATCAGGAACATAAG GGAGAAATTGATGCCCATGAAGACAGCTTCAAATCTGCTGATGAGTCAGGCCAggctttgctctctgctgggcaCTACGCTTCTGATGAAGTTAAAGAAAAG CTGACCATCCTCTCAGATGAAAGGTCTGCCTTGCTGGAACTGTGGGAGCTCCGCAGACAGCAGTATGAGCAGTGCATGGACCTGCAGCTTTTCTACAGAGACACCGAACAAGTTGACAACTGGATGAGCAAACAAGAG GCATTTCTGCTGAATGAGGACCTTGGCGATTCTCTGGACAGTGTGGAGGCTCTTCTAAAGAAGCATGAAGACTTTGAGAAATCCCTAAGTGCCCAAGAGGAGAAAATCACA GCATTAGATGAGTTTGCTACTAAGTTGATTCAGAATAACCACTATGCCATGGAGGATGTTGCTACACGCCGAGATGCT ctgctgagcCGCCGAAATGCCCTTCATGAAAGAGCCATGCACCGCCGCGCTCAGCTGGCGGATTCTTTCCATCTGCAGCAGTTTTTCCGAGATTCTGATGAGCTCAAGAGCTGGGTTAATGAGAAGATGAAAACTGCTACTGATGAGGCCTACAAG GATCCATCAAACTTACAAGGTAAAGTTCAGAAACACCAGGCTTTTGAGGCAGAGCTGTCTGCTAACCAGAGTCGCATCGATGCTCTGGAGAAAGCCGGCCAGAAGCTGATCGATGTCAAGCACTACGCGTCCGATGAGGTGGCAGCTCGCATGAACGAAGTCATCAGCTTGTGGAAGAAACTTCTAGAGGCCACTGAGCTCAAAG GTATCAAACTGCGAGAAGccaatcagcagcagcagtttaatCGCAACGTGGAGGACATTGAGCTCTGGCTGTATGAAGTAGAAGGACACTTGGCTTCTGATGATTATGGAAAAGATCTTACTAATGTTCAGAAtctgcagaagaaacacgcGCTGCTAGAGGCAGATGTTGCTGCCCATCAG GATCGGATAGATGGCATTACCATCCAGGCACGCCAGTTCCAGGAGGCTGGGCACTTTGATGCTGACAATatcaagaaaaaacaagaagcTTTAGTGGCTCGTTATGAAGCTCTGAAGGACCCCATGGTAGCTCGCAAGCAGAAACTCGCAGATTCTCTTCgcctgcagcagcttttccgTGACATTGAGGACGAAGAGACCTGGATTAGGGAAAAGGAACCCATTGCAGCTTCAACAAACCGAG GCAAGGACTTAATTGGTGTCCAGAATCTGCTGAAGAAGCACCAGGCTTTGCAGGCAGAGATTGCAGGCCATGAACCTCGCATTAAAGCAGTCACACAGAAGGGAAATGCTATGGTGGAAGAAG GACACTTTGCAGCTGAGGATGTGAAAATCAAACTGAATGAGCTGAACCAGAAGTGGGACTCTCTGAAAGCCAAAGCATCTCAGCGTCGACAGGACCTGGAGGAttccctgcaggctcagcagTACTTTGCTGATGCTAATGAGGCTGAATCCTGGATGAGGGAAAAGGAGCCCATTGTAGGCAGTACAGACTATGGGAAAGATGAAGACTCTGCTGAG GCTCTCCTGAAGAAACATGAAGCTTTGATGTCTGATCTCTCTGCTTATGGCAGCAGCATCCAGGCATTGAGGGAACAGGCCCAGTCATGCAGG caaCAAGTTGCTCCCACAGATGATGAAACTGGGAAAGAGCTCGTTCTGGCACTCTATGATTACCAGGAGAAGAGTCCCCGGGAGGTGACAATGAAGAAGGGAGATATCCTCACCTTACTCAACAGCACCAACAAG GACTGGTGGAAGGTGGAAGTCAATGACCGTCAGGGATTTGTGCCAGCTGCCTATGTGAAAAAACTGGATCCTGCTCAGTCTGCATCCCGAGAGAAcctcctggaggagcagggcagcataGCACTGCGGCAGGAGCAAATTGACAACCA GTATCACTCTCTCCTGGAACTGGGAGAAAAACGTAAAGGCATGTTGGAAAAAAGCTGCAAGAAGTTCATGCTTTTCCGTGAAGCCAACGAGCTCCAGCAGTGGATCAATGAGAAGGAAGCAGCACTCACCAGTGAGGAAGTGGGTGCTGATCTGGAGCAGGTGGAGgttctgcagaagaaatttgATGATTTTCAGAAG GATCTCAAAGCCAACGAGTCACGCCTGAAGGATATAAACAAGGTTGCCAAGGACCTGGAGTCAGAAGGGCTGATGGCAGATGAAGTACAAGCAGTACAGCAACAG GAAGTCTATGGGATGATGCCCAGG GATGAAACTGATTCTAAGACAGCCTCTCCTTGGAAG TCTGCACGTTTGATGGTACACACTGTGGCAACCTTCAACTCAATCAAG GAGCTGAATGAGCGCTGGagatccctgcagcagctggcagaggagaggagccaGTTGTTGGGCAGTGCCCACGAGGTCCAGAGATTCCACAG AGATGCTGATGAAACCAAAGAATGGATAGAGGAGAAGAATCAAGCATTAAATACAGACAACTATGGGCACGACCTGGCCAGTGTTCAGGCTCTGCAGCGCAAACATGAAGGCTTTGAGAGAGACTTGGCAGCTCTGGGAGACAAG GTGAATTCTCTTGGTGAAACTGCCCAGCGTCTGATCCAATCACATCCAGAATCTGCTGAAGACCTCCAAGAAAAATGCACTGAGTTGAATCAGGCTTGGAATAGTCTGGGGAAACGTGCTGACCAGCGCAAAGAGAAGCTTGGAGATTCTCATGACCTGCAGCGTTTCCTCAGTGACTTCAG GGATCTCATGTCTTGGATCAACGGAATCCGGGGCCTGGTCTCCTCAGATGAACTCGCAAAGGATGTGACTGGAGCTGAAGCTTTATTGGAAAGGCACCAG GAACACCGCACGGAAATAGATGCAAGAGCTGGCACTTTCCAGGCATTTGAACAGTTTGGACAACAACTTCTAGCCCATGGACACTATGCCAGCCCAGAGATCAAGGAGAAACTGGATATTCTGGACCAAGAACGGACAGACCTGGAGAAGGCCTGGGTGCAGCGCAGGATGATGCTGGACCAGTGCCTGGAACTACAG ctgtTTCATCGGGACTGTGAACAAGCAGAAAACTGGATGGCTGCCCGGGAGGCTTTCCTAAATACAGAGGATAAAGGAGACTCCTTAGACAGCGTGGAGGCACTCATCAAGAAACACGAAGATTTTGATAAAGCAATCAATGTCCAG GAAGAGAAAATTGCTGTCCTGCAGTCCTTTGCTGACCAGCTGATTGCTGCAGATCATTATGCCAAGGGAGTCATTGCCAACAGACGCAACGAGGTCCTGGACAG GTGGCTTCGTCTGAAAGCTCAAATGATTGAGAAGAGATCGAAGCTGGGAGAGTCTCAGACCCTCCAGCAGTTCAGTCGTGATGTGGATGAAATAGAAGCCTGGATCAGTGAAAAGCTCCAGACTGCAAGTGATGAGTCCTATAAGGATCCCACAAATATCCAG CTTTCCAAACTGCTG AGCAAACACCAGAAGCACCAGGCCTTTGAAGCCGAGCTCCACGCCAACGCCGACCGCATCCGCGGCGTCATCGACATGGGCAACTCCCTCATCGAGAGGGGCGCGTGCGCCGGCAGCGAGGACGCCGTCAAG GCACgcctggctgccctggctgaCCAGTGGCAATTCCTGGTACAGAAATCAGCAGAGAAGAGTCAGAAACTGAAAGAAGCTAATAAGCAACAGAATTTCAATACTGGAATCAAGGACTTTGACTTTTGGCTTTCAGAG GTGGAGGCTTTGTTGGCATCTGAAGACTATGGGAAGGACTTGGCATCCGTTAACAACCTTCTGAAAAAACACCAGTTACTGGAAGCTGATATATCAGCTCATGAG GACCGCCTGAAGGACCTGAACAGCCAGGCTGACAGCCTGATGACCAGCAGTGCCTTTGACACGTCCCAAGTGAAGGACAAACGCGAGACCATCAACGGGCGCTTCCAGCGCATCAAGGGCATGGCCAGCGCCCGCCGCGCCAAACTCAATGAGAGCCACCGCCTGCACCAGTTCTTCCGTGACATGGACGACGAGGAGTCCTGGATCAA agaaaagaaactgtTGGTTAGCTCAGAGGACTACGGCAGAGACCTGACCGGTGTGCAGAATCTGAGGAAGAAACACAAGCGCTTGGAAGCAGAATTAGCTGCCCACGAACCTGCTATCCAG GGTGTTCTGGACACGGGTAAGAAGCTTTCAGATGACAACACAATTGGAAAGGAGGAGATACAGCAGAGACTGGCTCAGTTTGTGGATCACTGGAAAGAGTTAAAACAGTTGGCAGCTGCCAG GGGTCAGCGTCTGGAGGAGTCTCTGGAGTATCAGCAGTTTGTAGCAAATGTTGAGGAAGAAGAAGCCTGGATCAATGAGAAAATGACACTGGTAGCCAGTGAGGATTATGGGGACACACTTGCTGCGATCCAG GGCTTGCTGAAGAAGCACGAGGCATTTGAGACTGATTTTACTGTCCACAAGGACAGAGTGAATGATGTCTGTGCTAATGGAGAGGATCTCATTAAAAAG AACAATCACCACGAGGCCAACATCACTGCCAAGATGAAGGGGCTCAGAGGCAAGGTGTCAGATctggagaaagcagcagctcagaggaaAGCCAAACTGGATGAGAACTCAGCCTTCCTCCAGTTCAACTGGAAAGCAGATGTGGTGGAGTCGTGGATAG gagagaaggaaaacagtctGAAGACAGATGATTACGGACGTGATCTCTCTTCAGTGCAAACCTTGCTCACCAAACAG GAAACGTTTGATGCTGGACTTCAGGCTTTCCAGCAGGAGGGAATTGCAAACATCACTGCTCTGAAAGACCAGCTGCTTGCAGCCAAGCACATCCAGTCCAAGGCCATCGAGGCCCGGCACGCTTCCTTGATGAAACGCTGGAATCAGCTACTGGCTAATTCTGCtgccaggaaaaagaaactctTGGAGGCTCAGGAGCACTTCAGAAAG GTTGAGGATCTGTTCCTGACTTTCGCAAAGAAGGCCTCTGCCTTCAACAGTTGGTTTGAGAATGCTGAGGAGGACCTGACGGATCCTGTGCGCTGCAACTCACTGGAGGAAATCAAAGCCCTGAGAGAAGCTCACGACGCTTTCCGTTCCTCCCTAAGTTCTGCCCAAGCTGATTTCAaccagctggcagagcttgatCGTCAGATCAAGAGCTTCCGTGTGGCCTCCAACCCCTACACTTGGTTCACTATGGAGGCTCTTGAAGAAACCTGGAGGAATCTGCAGAAAATTATCAAG GAACGTGaactggagctgcagaaggagcagcgaaggcaggaagaaaatgacaaaCTGCGTCAGGAATTTGCTCAGCATGCCAATGCCTTCCATCAGTGGATTCAGGAGACCAG GACTTACCTGCTAGATGG CATAGCATATCGTCGTGTCATTCGTGTCTATCAGTATGAAGTTGGGGATGATCTATCTggaag GTCATGTATGGTGGAGGAATCAGGAACACTGGAGTCACAGCTGGAAGCTACTAAA CGTAAGCACCAAGAAATCCGAGCTATGAGGAGCCAGCTGAAGAAGATTGAGGACCTTGGCGCAGCCATGGAAGAGGCACTTATCTTGGACAACAAATACACAGAACACAGCActgtggggctggcacagcagtggGACCAGCTGGACCAGCTGGGAATGAGGATGCAACACAACCTGGAACAGCAGATCCAAGCCCG GAACACCACTGGAGTCACCGAGGAGGCCCTGAAGGAGTTCAGCATGATGTTCAA GCACTTTGACAAGGACAAATCTGGACGACTTAATCACCAGGAGTTTAAGTCTTGCTTGCGCTCTCTTGGCTACGATCTGCCCATGGTTGAGGAAGGAGAGCCAGACCCTGAGTTTGAGTCTATTCTTGACACTGTAGATCCCAACAG ggatggacacGTCTCGCTGCAGGAGTACATGGCCTTCATGATCAGCCGGGAAACGGAGAACGTGAAATCCAGCGAGGAGATCGAGAGCGCTTTCCGTGCCCTCAGCTCTGAGGGGAAGCCCTACGTGACCAAGGAGGAGCTCTACCAG aACCTGACCCGGGAACAGGCCGATTATTGCATCTCTCACATGAAACCCTACATGGATGGCAAGGGCAGGGAACTGCCTTCTGCCTACGACTACATAGAATTTACACGTTCACTCTTTGTGAATTGA